The Melopsittacus undulatus isolate bMelUnd1 chromosome 12, bMelUnd1.mat.Z, whole genome shotgun sequence genome has a segment encoding these proteins:
- the CDK2AP1 gene encoding cyclin-dependent kinase 2-associated protein 1 isoform X3, whose translation MATSAQYRQLINDYGPPSLGYTQGMQGTSSSQVPQSKYAELLAIIEELGKEIRPTYAGSKSAMERLKRGIIHARGLVRECLAETERNARS comes from the exons ATGGCAACATCTGCGCAATACAGACAGCTTATAAATGACTACGGACCCCCATCTCTAGGCTACACACAAGGGATGCAG GggaccagcagcagccaagtaCCACAAAGCAAATATGCAGAACTTCTAGCTATCATAGAAGAACTAGGAAAAGAGATTAGACCCACATACGCTGGGAGCAAAAGCGCGATGGAAAGGCTAAAAAGAG GCATTATCCATGCCAGAGGATTAGTTCGGGAATGCTTGGCTGAGACGGAACGAAATGCAAGATCCTAG